One Bradyrhizobium zhanjiangense DNA segment encodes these proteins:
- a CDS encoding threonine/serine dehydratase → MTEQLLPVGPADIDAAARVIAPYAIRTPLLSFPVLNERVGAKVFLKPEMFQRTGSFKFRGAFNKVFSIPQDKRAGGVVAFSSGNHAQGVAAAAKILDMQATIVMPADAPLSKRDRTKSYGAEVVLYDRDRDDREAISRGIAEKRGATLVKPYDDPFVIAGQGTAGREIAEDMAGLGLAPDIVVAPASGGGLIAGVATAVKARYPLAEIVVAEPEAFDDHGISLTAGHREPHPPAARTICDALMALMPGEMTFAINSKLLARGVTASDAEVGAAVAFAYRELKLVVEPGGAVGLAALLAGRLDVAGKNVVIVLSGGNVDAELFAELVA, encoded by the coding sequence ATGACCGAACAGCTCCTCCCGGTCGGCCCCGCCGACATCGACGCCGCAGCGCGCGTGATCGCGCCTTACGCCATCCGCACCCCGCTGTTGTCTTTTCCCGTGCTCAACGAGCGCGTCGGCGCAAAGGTCTTCCTGAAGCCGGAAATGTTCCAGCGCACCGGCTCCTTCAAGTTCCGCGGCGCTTTCAACAAGGTGTTCTCGATTCCGCAGGACAAGCGCGCCGGCGGCGTCGTCGCGTTCTCCTCGGGCAACCACGCCCAGGGCGTGGCGGCCGCGGCGAAAATCCTCGACATGCAGGCGACGATCGTGATGCCGGCGGATGCGCCGCTGTCCAAGCGCGACCGCACCAAATCCTACGGCGCAGAGGTCGTGCTGTACGATCGCGATCGCGACGACCGCGAGGCGATCTCGCGCGGCATCGCCGAGAAGCGCGGTGCGACGCTGGTCAAGCCATATGACGATCCCTTCGTGATTGCGGGGCAGGGCACTGCCGGCCGCGAGATTGCGGAGGACATGGCGGGCCTCGGCCTTGCCCCCGACATCGTGGTGGCGCCGGCCTCCGGCGGCGGCCTGATCGCGGGCGTCGCGACCGCCGTGAAGGCGCGCTATCCGCTAGCCGAAATCGTGGTCGCCGAGCCCGAGGCGTTCGACGATCACGGCATTTCGCTGACCGCCGGCCATCGCGAGCCGCATCCGCCCGCGGCCCGCACCATCTGCGATGCGCTGATGGCCCTGATGCCCGGCGAGATGACCTTTGCGATCAACAGCAAGCTGCTCGCGCGCGGCGTCACGGCCTCGGATGCCGAGGTCGGCGCCGCCGTCGCGTTCGCCTATCGCGAGCTGAAGCTCGTGGTGGAGCCGGGCGGCGCCGTGGGCCTTGCCGCGCTGCTGGCGGGACGTCTCGACGTCGCTGGCAAGAACGTCGTCATCGTGCTCTCCGGCGGCAATGTCGATGCGGAGTTGTTCGCAGAGCTGGTGGCTTAG
- a CDS encoding CHRD domain-containing protein, which produces MNKTVIAMCALGAVAFAGPACAEKLKATLDPKSEVPATTSSGSGTADLNYDAASKKLSWTVNYSGLSGPATAAHFHGPAEAGKNAGVAVAIPNAASSPVKGEATLTDAQAADLLGGKYYINIHTAANPGGEIRGQVTK; this is translated from the coding sequence ATGAACAAGACCGTCATCGCCATGTGCGCGCTCGGTGCCGTCGCTTTTGCAGGCCCGGCCTGCGCCGAAAAGCTGAAAGCAACGCTCGACCCCAAGTCCGAGGTGCCCGCAACGACCAGCAGCGGCAGCGGAACGGCCGACCTGAACTACGATGCAGCCAGCAAGAAATTGTCCTGGACTGTCAACTATTCCGGGCTCTCTGGCCCTGCCACCGCGGCTCATTTCCATGGCCCGGCCGAGGCGGGCAAGAACGCCGGCGTTGCGGTCGCGATCCCGAACGCGGCCTCAAGCCCGGTCAAGGGCGAAGCGACGCTCACCGACGCGCAGGCGGCCGATCTGCTCGGCGGCAAGTACTACATCAACATCCACACGGCGGCGAACCCGGGCGGCGAGATCCGCGGCCAGGTGACGAAGTAA
- a CDS encoding Lrp/AsnC ligand binding domain-containing protein, translated as MVPFFVQIKCKLGQSYVVANALAEAEIASEIYSTAGQYDLLVKFYVDKDTDIGHFVNEKVQVLPGIQDTLTIITFKAFGTG; from the coding sequence ATGGTTCCCTTTTTCGTCCAGATCAAATGCAAGCTCGGCCAGTCCTATGTGGTCGCCAATGCGCTCGCCGAAGCCGAAATCGCCTCCGAGATCTACTCCACCGCCGGTCAATACGACCTCTTGGTGAAGTTCTACGTCGACAAGGACACCGACATCGGCCACTTCGTGAACGAGAAGGTGCAGGTGCTGCCGGGCATCCAGGACACCCTCACCATCATCACGTTCAAGGCGTTCGGCACGGGCTAG
- a CDS encoding xanthine dehydrogenase family protein molybdopterin-binding subunit, producing the protein MAAPIKFGVGQSVLRKEDDALIRGKGRYTDDYTPQAALRCLMLRSPHAHAKYTIDVSRARGLPGVALILTAEDVKDLGNLPCLFNLETDPFTGPPYPILAKDEVRHVGDAVAFVVAETIDQARDAIEAIDVKWSPLPAVTGVVNAVKKDAPQVWPDKPGNVLFDVSIGDKAATEAAFAKAHAVAEISIVNPRVVASFMETRAAVCEYDAKRDHLTLTVGSQGSHRLRDILCQNVLNIPTDKMRVICPDVGGGFGTKLFPYREYALMAVAARQLKKAVKWAADRSEHFMGDAQGRDNVTTAKMALAEDGKFLAMDCDLMGDMGAYLSTFGPYIPHGGAGMLPGLYDIQAFHCRVRTIFTHSVPVDAYRGAGRPEAAYVIERLVDACARKLEMTPDAIRRKNFIPLKALPYKTATGKVYDSGDFAAHLKRAMEIAEWKEFGKRAKAAKKQGLIRGIGLASYVEICGVMGEETANVRLDPNGDVTVLIGTQSSGQGHQTAYAQIVAEQFGLPPERVHIHQGDTDEIATGLGTGGSASIPTGGVCVERAAGDLGKKLKEFAAQALEASAGDLEITDGVIRIAGTDRSISFADLAKRPGADPSKLNGSATFASADGTYPNGTHLAEVELDPATGIIKIVNYVIVDDFGKTLNPLLLAGQVHGGAMQGIGQALMEQVVYGASDGQLITATYMDYALPRAADGPAFVFETNNVPCKTNPLGVKGAGEAGAIGSCPAVVNAIVDALWREYKIDHIDMPATPERVWIAINEHHRRHSL; encoded by the coding sequence ATGGCGGCTCCCATCAAATTCGGCGTTGGCCAAAGCGTGCTGCGCAAGGAGGATGACGCACTCATCCGCGGCAAGGGTCGCTATACCGACGATTACACGCCGCAGGCCGCGCTCCGCTGCTTGATGCTGCGCTCGCCGCATGCGCATGCCAAATATACCATCGATGTGAGCCGCGCCCGCGGCTTGCCCGGCGTCGCGCTGATCCTGACTGCCGAGGACGTCAAGGATCTCGGCAATCTGCCGTGCCTGTTCAACCTCGAGACCGATCCGTTCACCGGACCGCCATACCCAATCCTCGCCAAGGATGAGGTGCGCCATGTCGGCGACGCCGTCGCCTTCGTGGTCGCCGAGACCATCGATCAGGCCCGTGACGCGATCGAGGCAATCGACGTCAAATGGAGCCCGCTGCCGGCGGTGACCGGCGTCGTCAACGCAGTCAAGAAAGACGCGCCGCAGGTCTGGCCGGACAAGCCGGGTAACGTGCTGTTCGACGTCTCGATCGGCGACAAGGCCGCGACCGAAGCCGCCTTCGCCAAGGCGCATGCGGTCGCCGAAATCTCCATCGTCAATCCGCGCGTGGTCGCGAGCTTCATGGAGACGCGCGCGGCGGTCTGCGAATACGACGCCAAGCGCGACCATCTGACGCTGACCGTCGGCAGCCAGGGCAGCCATCGCCTGCGCGACATCCTCTGCCAGAACGTGCTCAACATCCCCACCGACAAGATGCGGGTGATCTGCCCAGACGTCGGCGGCGGTTTCGGCACAAAGCTGTTTCCGTACCGGGAATACGCCCTGATGGCGGTCGCGGCGCGACAGCTGAAGAAGGCGGTAAAGTGGGCGGCCGATCGCTCCGAGCATTTCATGGGCGACGCGCAGGGCCGCGACAACGTCACCACCGCCAAGATGGCGCTGGCCGAGGACGGCAAGTTCCTCGCGATGGATTGCGACCTGATGGGCGACATGGGCGCGTATCTGTCGACCTTCGGGCCCTATATCCCGCACGGCGGCGCCGGCATGCTGCCGGGCCTCTACGACATCCAAGCCTTCCACTGCCGGGTGCGCACCATCTTCACCCACAGCGTGCCGGTCGATGCCTATCGCGGTGCCGGACGGCCGGAGGCGGCCTACGTCATCGAACGCCTCGTCGACGCCTGCGCGCGCAAACTCGAGATGACGCCGGATGCCATCCGTCGCAAGAATTTCATCCCGCTGAAGGCGCTGCCTTATAAGACCGCGACCGGCAAGGTCTACGATTCCGGCGACTTCGCCGCGCATCTGAAGCGCGCGATGGAGATCGCGGAATGGAAGGAGTTTGGAAAGCGCGCCAAGGCAGCCAAGAAGCAGGGGCTGATCCGCGGCATCGGCCTTGCGAGCTACGTCGAGATTTGCGGCGTGATGGGTGAGGAGACGGCCAACGTCCGCCTCGATCCCAATGGCGACGTCACCGTCCTGATCGGCACGCAATCGAGCGGACAGGGTCATCAGACCGCCTATGCGCAGATCGTCGCCGAACAGTTCGGCCTGCCGCCGGAGCGTGTGCATATCCACCAGGGCGACACCGACGAGATTGCGACGGGTCTCGGCACCGGCGGTTCGGCCTCGATTCCCACCGGCGGCGTCTGCGTGGAGCGTGCTGCGGGCGATCTCGGCAAGAAGCTGAAGGAGTTCGCAGCGCAGGCGCTAGAAGCGAGTGCGGGCGACCTCGAGATCACCGACGGCGTGATCCGGATCGCCGGCACCGACCGCTCGATCTCCTTTGCCGACCTCGCCAAGCGGCCCGGCGCCGATCCGTCGAAACTCAACGGCAGCGCCACCTTCGCCAGCGCCGACGGCACCTATCCCAACGGCACGCATCTGGCGGAGGTCGAGCTCGATCCGGCCACCGGCATCATCAAGATCGTCAACTATGTGATCGTCGACGATTTCGGCAAGACGCTCAATCCGCTGCTGCTGGCGGGGCAGGTGCATGGCGGCGCCATGCAGGGCATCGGCCAGGCCTTGATGGAGCAGGTGGTCTATGGCGCGAGCGACGGCCAGCTCATCACCGCGACCTACATGGACTACGCGCTGCCGCGCGCGGCGGACGGGCCGGCCTTCGTGTTCGAGACCAACAACGTTCCCTGCAAGACCAATCCGCTGGGGGTGAAGGGGGCGGGTGAGGCCGGCGCGATCGGCTCCTGTCCGGCCGTCGTCAACGCCATCGTCGATGCGCTCTGGCGCGAATACAAGATCGACCACATCGACATGCCGGCAACGCCCGAGCGGGTGTGGATCGCGATCAACGAGCATCACCGCCGTCACAGTCTCTAG
- a CDS encoding cytochrome c codes for MRRTMIVAGTLLLGVGAVMAQQEIAVQQDNLMRSIAKNQYGIIQKMTKGDIPYDQKAVDQAIASMEADVAKIAKTFQVNPKQDVVNATYGASQKVWQNKADFDSKIPPVQKAIADVKGKITNVASLKAAYTAINDRCTDCHETYRVKLK; via the coding sequence ATGAGACGAACGATGATTGTCGCGGGTACCCTGCTGCTGGGTGTGGGCGCCGTGATGGCGCAGCAGGAGATCGCCGTTCAGCAGGACAATCTGATGCGCTCGATCGCCAAGAACCAGTATGGCATCATCCAGAAGATGACCAAGGGCGACATCCCCTACGACCAGAAAGCGGTCGATCAGGCCATCGCCAGCATGGAGGCGGATGTCGCCAAGATCGCCAAGACCTTCCAGGTCAATCCCAAGCAGGACGTGGTGAACGCGACGTACGGCGCCTCGCAAAAGGTCTGGCAGAACAAGGCCGATTTCGATTCCAAGATCCCGCCGGTGCAGAAGGCGATCGCCGACGTCAAAGGCAAGATCACCAATGTCGCGAGCCTGAAAGCGGCCTATACCGCGATCAACGATCGCTGCACCGATTGCCACGAGACGTATCGGGTGAAGCTGAAATAA
- the thiD gene encoding bifunctional hydroxymethylpyrimidine kinase/phosphomethylpyrimidine kinase produces the protein MTTPVALTIAGSDSSGGAGIQADLKTFAALGVYGASAITALTAQNTRGVTGIHAVPAEFVTAQIDAVFSDLDVGAVKIGMVAQAASIEAIAAALSRWAPRHVVLDPVMVATSGDRLLASEAVAALRTRLIPLASVITPNLPEAAALLEEPVAESKAEIESQGRRLLALGCRAVLVKGGHGEGAESIDYLVDADSTIALAAPRLATNNTHGTGCSLSSAVAAGLARGEDLEQAVRNAKSWISAAIGAADRFSVGHGHGPIHHFHKFY, from the coding sequence ATGACGACCCCGGTCGCACTCACCATCGCCGGCTCCGATTCGAGCGGCGGCGCCGGCATCCAGGCGGACCTGAAGACTTTTGCCGCGCTCGGCGTCTATGGCGCCTCCGCCATCACGGCGCTGACGGCGCAGAACACGCGCGGCGTCACCGGCATTCACGCGGTGCCGGCGGAGTTCGTCACCGCACAGATCGATGCGGTGTTTTCCGATCTCGATGTCGGCGCGGTGAAGATCGGCATGGTGGCCCAGGCCGCCAGCATCGAGGCGATCGCGGCCGCGCTGTCGCGCTGGGCGCCGCGCCACGTGGTGCTCGATCCCGTGATGGTGGCAACATCGGGCGACCGCCTGCTGGCCTCCGAGGCCGTCGCAGCGTTGCGCACGAGACTGATACCGCTGGCCTCGGTGATCACGCCGAACCTGCCCGAGGCGGCCGCGCTGCTCGAGGAGCCCGTGGCGGAAAGCAAGGCCGAGATCGAAAGCCAGGGGCGCCGCCTGCTGGCGCTCGGCTGCCGCGCAGTCCTGGTCAAGGGCGGGCACGGCGAGGGCGCCGAGAGCATCGACTATCTGGTCGATGCCGACAGCACCATCGCGCTCGCTGCGCCGCGCCTCGCCACCAATAACACCCATGGCACCGGCTGCTCGCTGTCCTCGGCCGTCGCGGCGGGGCTTGCCAGGGGCGAGGATCTCGAGCAAGCAGTGCGCAATGCCAAATCCTGGATCAGCGCCGCGATCGGAGCCGCCGACCGCTTCAGCGTCGGGCATGGCCACGGGCCGATCCATCATTTCCACAAGTTTTACTGA
- a CDS encoding UDP-2,3-diacylglucosamine diphosphatase, which yields MGSYDVSDESPERRFRTLFISDVHLGARGSQADLLLDFLRYHDADTIYLVGDIVDGWALKSSWHWPQSHNDLVQKLLRKARKGAKIIYIPGNHDEFLRNYYGTHFGGIDVVENTVHTGVDGKRYLVIHGDIFDLVVQNARWLAHLGDKAYDFAIQMNRLVNFFRRLFGVPYWSLSQWAKQKVKNAVNYIGAFEQALAAEARRHEADGVICGHIHYAVIRDEAGIRYMNCGDWVESCTALVEHDDGHFEIITWADHLQKPAQVPQVAARAA from the coding sequence ATGGGAAGCTACGATGTGAGTGATGAAAGCCCGGAGCGGCGCTTTCGCACGTTGTTCATCTCCGACGTCCATCTCGGAGCCCGCGGTTCTCAAGCCGACCTTCTGCTCGACTTTCTGCGCTACCACGATGCCGACACCATCTATCTCGTCGGCGACATCGTCGACGGCTGGGCGCTGAAATCGAGCTGGCACTGGCCGCAATCGCACAACGACCTGGTCCAGAAGCTGCTGCGCAAGGCGCGCAAGGGCGCCAAAATCATCTACATTCCCGGCAATCACGACGAGTTCCTGCGCAATTATTACGGCACGCATTTCGGCGGCATCGATGTGGTCGAGAACACCGTCCATACCGGCGTGGACGGCAAGCGCTATCTCGTCATCCACGGCGACATCTTCGACCTCGTGGTGCAGAACGCGCGCTGGCTCGCCCATCTCGGCGACAAGGCCTACGACTTCGCGATCCAGATGAATCGCTTGGTCAATTTCTTCCGCCGCCTTTTCGGCGTGCCCTATTGGTCGCTGTCGCAATGGGCCAAGCAGAAGGTCAAGAATGCCGTCAACTATATCGGCGCGTTCGAGCAGGCGCTCGCCGCCGAGGCGCGGCGCCATGAGGCCGACGGCGTGATCTGCGGCCACATACACTATGCCGTGATCCGCGACGAGGCCGGCATCCGTTACATGAATTGCGGCGACTGGGTCGAGAGCTGCACGGCCCTCGTCGAGCACGACGACGGCCATTTCGAGATCATCACCTGGGCGGATCATTTGCAGAAGCCCGCACAAGTCCCGCAGGTCGCGGCAAGAGCTGCCTGA
- a CDS encoding cytochrome c: MLQRTIFVALLVAIAATGIYWWLSAPVVAAASTTPPPHAPDLANGEVMFNVGGCASCHAVPNQPDRLRLGGGVAIKSPFGTFYAPNISPDPADGIGKWTDADFVNAVMHGVSPSGQHYFPAFPYTSYQHARREDVLDLFAYLKTLPAVAGKVRDHDVGFPFDIRRNIGIWKFLFLDDKPFVADAAKSPEFNRGAYLVNSFGHCVECHSPRNALGGIISGERFAGGPNPEGEGWVPNITQKRLGDWSAKDIAYFLKTGELPDGDSAGGAMTRVIKNTSQLPDAALAAMADYVKSLPPVDGPTPPKRKQGS; this comes from the coding sequence ATGTTGCAACGAACAATTTTCGTGGCGTTGCTCGTCGCGATCGCCGCTACGGGCATCTATTGGTGGCTCAGCGCGCCGGTGGTGGCGGCTGCGAGCACCACGCCGCCGCCCCATGCGCCTGATCTTGCCAATGGCGAGGTGATGTTCAACGTCGGCGGCTGCGCGTCCTGCCATGCCGTTCCCAATCAGCCCGATCGTCTCAGGCTCGGTGGCGGCGTCGCGATCAAGTCGCCGTTCGGAACGTTCTACGCGCCGAACATCTCGCCCGATCCGGCCGACGGCATCGGCAAATGGACGGATGCCGATTTCGTCAATGCGGTGATGCACGGGGTCTCGCCGTCCGGGCAGCATTACTTTCCGGCGTTTCCCTACACCTCCTATCAGCACGCCAGGCGTGAGGACGTGCTCGATCTCTTTGCGTATCTGAAAACGCTGCCGGCCGTTGCAGGCAAAGTGCGTGACCACGACGTCGGCTTTCCCTTCGACATCCGGCGCAACATCGGTATCTGGAAGTTCTTATTTCTGGACGACAAGCCCTTCGTCGCCGACGCCGCGAAGTCGCCGGAATTCAATCGCGGCGCCTATCTCGTGAACAGCTTCGGCCATTGCGTCGAATGCCACAGCCCGCGCAACGCGCTTGGCGGCATCATCTCCGGTGAGCGGTTTGCCGGCGGGCCCAATCCGGAAGGCGAGGGGTGGGTCCCCAACATCACCCAGAAGCGCCTCGGTGACTGGAGCGCGAAGGATATCGCCTATTTCCTCAAGACCGGCGAATTGCCCGACGGCGACAGCGCCGGCGGTGCGATGACGCGCGTCATCAAGAACACCTCGCAATTGCCGGATGCCGCTCTCGCGGCGATGGCGGACTACGTCAAATCGCTGCCGCCGGTGGACGGGCCGACGCCGCCCAAGCGCAAGCAGGGCAGCTAG
- a CDS encoding cystathionine gamma-synthase family protein, whose amino-acid sequence MAKPFPSKTHIGNHMLHPETLMLTYGYDPQLSEGAIKPPVFLTSTFVFKTADDGQDFFDYVAGRREPPEGMGAGLVYSRFNHPNSEIVEDRLSIYERTESCALFSSGMAAIATTILAFVRPGDVILHSQPLYGGTETLLTNTLARLSIGAVGFADGIDEAAVKQAAEEAMGKGRVSMILIETPANPTNGLVDIAMMRRVAEVIGKAQGHTPIIACDNTLLGPVFQRPIEHGADISLYSLTKYVGGHSDLIAGAALGSKALMKGIKALRGAIGTQLDPHSCWMINRSLETLSLRMEKADVNARLVADYLRDHPKVAKVHYLGHHEDASPAGRVFAEQCSGAGSTFSFDIVGGKEAAVKFLNALQIFKLAVSLGGTESLASLPATMTHSGVPADIRRKIGVLDSTIRLSIGIENPSDLIADLAQALNAA is encoded by the coding sequence ATGGCAAAACCGTTCCCGTCGAAGACCCACATCGGCAACCATATGCTGCATCCGGAAACGCTGATGCTGACCTATGGCTATGACCCGCAACTGTCGGAAGGCGCCATCAAGCCGCCGGTGTTCCTGACCTCGACCTTCGTGTTCAAGACGGCCGACGACGGCCAGGATTTCTTCGACTACGTCGCCGGGCGGCGCGAGCCGCCGGAAGGGATGGGCGCGGGCCTAGTCTATTCGCGCTTCAATCATCCCAACAGCGAGATCGTCGAGGATCGGCTCTCGATCTACGAGCGCACCGAGAGCTGCGCCCTGTTCTCGTCCGGCATGGCAGCCATCGCAACCACGATCCTGGCTTTCGTTCGCCCCGGCGACGTCATTCTGCACTCCCAGCCGCTCTATGGCGGGACGGAAACCCTGCTGACGAATACGCTTGCGCGTCTGTCGATCGGCGCCGTCGGCTTCGCCGACGGCATCGACGAGGCCGCAGTCAAGCAGGCTGCGGAGGAGGCCATGGGCAAGGGCCGGGTGTCGATGATCCTGATCGAAACTCCCGCCAACCCGACCAACGGGCTGGTCGACATCGCGATGATGCGCCGTGTCGCCGAAGTCATCGGAAAGGCTCAGGGACACACACCGATCATCGCCTGCGACAATACGCTGCTCGGACCGGTGTTTCAGCGACCGATCGAGCACGGCGCAGATATTTCCTTGTACTCGCTCACGAAGTATGTCGGCGGTCATTCCGACCTGATCGCGGGCGCCGCGCTCGGCTCGAAGGCGCTCATGAAGGGGATCAAGGCGCTGCGCGGCGCCATCGGCACCCAGCTCGATCCGCATTCCTGCTGGATGATCAACCGGTCGCTCGAGACGCTGAGCCTGCGCATGGAAAAGGCCGATGTGAATGCGCGCCTCGTCGCAGACTATTTGCGCGATCACCCCAAGGTGGCGAAAGTCCACTATCTCGGTCATCACGAGGACGCATCGCCAGCCGGACGGGTGTTCGCGGAGCAATGCTCAGGCGCCGGCTCCACCTTCTCGTTCGATATCGTCGGCGGCAAGGAAGCGGCCGTCAAATTCCTCAACGCGCTCCAGATCTTCAAGCTCGCCGTGAGTCTCGGCGGAACGGAATCGCTGGCCAGCCTGCCGGCGACGATGACCCATTCCGGCGTTCCCGCCGACATCCGCCGGAAAATCGGTGTCCTCGATTCCACGATCCGACTGTCGATCGGAATCGAAAATCCGTCGGACCTGATCGCCGACCTAGCGCAGGCGCTGAACGCGGCTTGA
- a CDS encoding glycosyltransferase family 4 protein produces MRILVATDAWHPQVNGVVRTLTKLADAAEGLGVAFTFLTPQSFRTFAMPSYRDVRLAMPRPARIAKLIEEARPDSIHIATEGPIGLMVRRYCRQRKLPFTTSFHTRFPEYVRARVPVPGSLIWRALRRFHAPSRAVMAATPALARELGDRGFDNVVLWPRGVDTDLFHPRAIDLCLPAPVFLSVGRIAVEKNLKAFLDLDLPGTKVIVGHGPARASLEEAYPDAIFLGEKHGEALAEIYAAADVFVFPSKTDTFGLVLLEALASGLPVAAFPVKGPRDVIGNAPVGVLDHDLRSACFAALDISRQDCVAFAANYTWEASARAFVASIEAVGAVLPGRNRAEQPRFVA; encoded by the coding sequence ATGCGCATCCTGGTCGCGACCGACGCCTGGCACCCGCAAGTCAACGGTGTGGTTCGGACGCTGACCAAGCTTGCTGACGCCGCCGAGGGGCTCGGCGTCGCGTTCACGTTCCTGACGCCGCAATCGTTCCGCACCTTCGCGATGCCGAGCTATCGCGACGTGCGCCTCGCGATGCCGCGTCCGGCGCGAATTGCAAAGCTGATCGAGGAGGCGCGCCCGGACAGCATCCACATTGCGACGGAGGGGCCGATCGGCCTGATGGTCCGCCGCTATTGCCGCCAGCGCAAGCTGCCGTTCACGACCAGCTTCCACACCCGCTTTCCCGAATATGTCCGTGCCCGCGTGCCGGTGCCGGGCTCGCTGATCTGGCGCGCGCTGCGCCGCTTCCATGCGCCCAGCCGTGCCGTGATGGCGGCAACGCCTGCGCTCGCCCGCGAGCTCGGCGATCGCGGCTTCGACAATGTCGTGCTGTGGCCGCGCGGCGTCGACACCGATTTGTTCCACCCGCGCGCGATCGACCTCTGTCTGCCGGCGCCGGTGTTCCTGTCGGTCGGCCGGATTGCGGTGGAGAAGAATCTCAAGGCCTTTCTCGATCTCGATCTGCCCGGTACCAAGGTGATCGTCGGTCACGGTCCGGCGCGCGCCTCGCTCGAAGAGGCCTATCCCGATGCGATCTTCCTTGGCGAGAAGCACGGCGAGGCGCTGGCGGAAATCTATGCTGCGGCCGACGTCTTCGTGTTCCCGAGCAAGACCGACACGTTCGGTCTGGTCCTACTGGAAGCGCTCGCGAGCGGCCTGCCGGTGGCGGCCTTCCCGGTGAAGGGTCCCCGCGACGTGATCGGCAATGCGCCGGTCGGCGTTCTCGATCACGATCTGCGCAGCGCCTGTTTCGCCGCGCTCGACATCTCCCGGCAGGACTGCGTCGCGTTCGCCGCCAATTACACCTGGGAGGCTTCGGCCAGGGCTTTCGTGGCTAGCATCGAGGCGGTCGGCGCGGTACTGCCCGGCCGGAACAGGGCGGAACAGCCACGCTTCGTCGCCTGA